Proteins co-encoded in one Arthrobacter globiformis genomic window:
- the ruvA gene encoding Holliday junction branch migration protein RuvA, whose protein sequence is MISFLRGTVAHVGLSTAVIDLNGAGMSVYATPQTLSKLRTGEEGKLFTSLIVREDSLTLFGFASDDEREVFDVLLSVSGVGPRLALAVLAVHDPEAIRVAAHTGDSKTFTKVPGIGPKVAGRIVLELAGKLVPHGTATPAGAPAASSEGVWKPQVVAAMTSLGWSEKDAAGSIDKALADAPELAGEGNVAEILRTTLRWLGQDGARAGNRVGSRG, encoded by the coding sequence CACCGCCGTCATCGACCTCAACGGCGCCGGCATGAGCGTGTACGCGACGCCGCAGACGCTCAGCAAGCTGCGGACCGGCGAGGAAGGGAAACTTTTCACCTCCCTGATCGTCCGGGAGGACTCCCTGACCCTGTTCGGCTTCGCGAGCGACGACGAACGGGAAGTTTTCGACGTTCTGCTCAGTGTCAGCGGTGTGGGTCCGCGGCTCGCCCTCGCGGTCCTCGCTGTGCACGACCCCGAAGCCATCCGGGTGGCGGCACACACCGGGGACAGCAAGACGTTCACCAAGGTCCCGGGTATCGGCCCGAAGGTTGCCGGGCGCATCGTCCTGGAACTCGCCGGGAAACTGGTTCCGCACGGCACGGCTACACCCGCGGGAGCGCCGGCCGCGTCGTCTGAAGGCGTCTGGAAGCCACAGGTGGTGGCCGCCATGACCAGCCTGGGCTGGTCCGAGAAGGACGCTGCGGGCAGCATTGACAAGGCCCTGGCAGATGCGCCGGAACTTGCCGGCGAAGGCAACGTTGCCGAGATCCTGCGCACCACGCTGCGCTGGCTCGGCCAGGACGGCGCCCGAGCGGGCAACAGGGTAGGCAGCCGTGGCTGA